One Corallococcus caeni DNA segment encodes these proteins:
- a CDS encoding FAD-dependent oxidoreductase: MPPDLESRRSQMFPVLDARDQERMLRFGEVRHFLDGECLVAAGQPGPGMFVLTRGRVAISRRDGLGHSIPIVEEGPGQFLGEVAQLSGRPSLVDAHAVGEVEVLVIPPHRLRALMVAEANLGERIMRALILRRVGLLETGAGGPVLVGPPEGAGRVRLEGFLSRNGHPYLALDPEQGGEAASLIERYAPRAEEFPLVVCPDGSVLKNPPESTLARALGLLPEGAFETRYDVAVVGAGPAGLATAVYAASEGLRVLVLDQRAFGGQAGASARIENYLGFPTGITGQALTARAYVQAQKFGVEMAIPAEVASLRCADPDAPLALQLTDGRKVRTRTVVVASGARYRRPALADLARFEGRGVFYWASPIEARMCDGEEVVLVGGGNSAGQAAVFLANHARRVRVLVRGPGLAASMSSYLVERLTASPRIELMLETEVVALAGSDERGLQRVRWRHLPSGREEEHEVRHLFLFIGADPATDWLAGCGVALDAKGFVRTGVASGEQPRQAEAWAATGRAPFALETTLPGVFAIGDARADSVKRVGAAIGEGSAVVAQLHACLASATASESRHGSTGGPPDALR; this comes from the coding sequence TTGCCCCCAGACCTCGAGTCGCGCCGCTCCCAGATGTTCCCCGTCCTGGACGCTCGGGACCAGGAGCGCATGCTCCGCTTCGGTGAGGTCCGGCACTTCCTTGATGGAGAGTGCCTCGTCGCGGCCGGGCAACCGGGCCCTGGGATGTTCGTGCTCACCCGGGGGCGCGTGGCCATCTCCCGGCGCGATGGCCTGGGGCACTCGATTCCCATCGTGGAGGAGGGCCCGGGTCAGTTCCTCGGTGAGGTGGCCCAGCTCTCCGGTCGCCCTTCGCTCGTCGACGCTCACGCGGTGGGCGAGGTGGAGGTGCTGGTCATCCCCCCGCACCGGCTGCGCGCGCTGATGGTGGCGGAGGCGAACCTCGGAGAGCGCATCATGCGCGCCCTCATCCTGCGCCGCGTGGGCCTGCTCGAGACAGGTGCCGGGGGCCCCGTCCTGGTGGGCCCTCCCGAGGGCGCGGGCAGGGTTCGCCTGGAGGGCTTCCTCTCGCGCAATGGCCACCCGTACCTCGCGCTGGACCCGGAGCAGGGCGGCGAGGCCGCCTCGCTCATCGAGCGCTACGCGCCACGCGCGGAGGAGTTCCCGCTCGTGGTGTGCCCCGATGGCTCGGTCTTGAAGAACCCCCCGGAGAGCACCCTGGCCCGGGCGCTCGGCCTCCTCCCGGAGGGGGCCTTCGAGACGCGCTATGACGTCGCCGTGGTGGGGGCGGGGCCCGCGGGGCTCGCCACCGCCGTGTACGCGGCCTCCGAGGGCCTGCGGGTGCTCGTCCTGGATCAACGGGCCTTCGGGGGGCAGGCGGGCGCGAGCGCGCGCATCGAGAACTATCTGGGGTTCCCCACGGGTATCACCGGTCAGGCGCTCACCGCGCGCGCCTATGTGCAGGCGCAGAAGTTCGGCGTGGAGATGGCCATCCCGGCGGAGGTCGCCTCCCTGCGCTGCGCGGACCCGGACGCGCCGCTCGCGCTCCAGCTGACCGACGGGCGCAAGGTGCGAACGCGGACCGTGGTGGTGGCCAGCGGCGCCCGCTACCGCCGCCCCGCGCTCGCGGACCTCGCCCGGTTCGAGGGCCGTGGGGTCTTCTACTGGGCCAGCCCCATCGAAGCGCGCATGTGCGACGGCGAGGAGGTCGTGCTCGTCGGCGGTGGCAACTCCGCGGGCCAGGCGGCCGTGTTCCTCGCGAACCACGCGCGTCGGGTCCGCGTGCTCGTGCGGGGGCCGGGGCTCGCCGCGAGCATGTCCAGCTACCTCGTCGAGCGCCTGACCGCGTCCCCTCGCATCGAGCTGATGCTGGAGACGGAGGTGGTGGCGCTGGCGGGCTCGGACGAGCGCGGCCTGCAGCGCGTACGTTGGCGGCACCTGCCCAGCGGGCGGGAGGAGGAGCACGAGGTGCGCCACCTCTTCCTCTTCATCGGGGCGGACCCGGCCACGGACTGGCTCGCGGGCTGCGGTGTCGCGCTGGACGCGAAGGGCTTCGTGCGCACGGGCGTGGCGTCAGGCGAGCAGCCGCGCCAGGCGGAGGCCTGGGCGGCCACCGGGCGGGCACCCTTCGCGTTGGAGACGACCCTGCCCGGCGTGTTCGCCATCGGCGATGCACGCGCGGACTCCGTCAAGCGGGTGGGCGCGGCGATCGGCGAGGGCTCGGCGGTGGTGGCGCAGCTGCACGCCTGCCTGGCCTCCGCCACCGCGTCCGAATCCCGGCACGGCAGCACGGGGGGGCCGCCAGATGCGTTGCGATAG
- a CDS encoding UBP-type zinc finger domain-containing protein, with amino-acid sequence MKKACSHLEATEHHRTAPVHPSGHGCVECLKDGGDWVHLRMCLTCGHVGCCDDSPSRHATRHFHASSHPVIKSFEPGEDWAWCFVDEQMLERIPTFPGESPPVHYSAP; translated from the coding sequence ATGAAGAAGGCATGTTCCCATCTGGAAGCGACCGAGCACCACCGGACGGCTCCCGTCCACCCCAGCGGCCATGGCTGTGTGGAGTGTCTGAAGGACGGAGGGGACTGGGTCCACCTCCGGATGTGCCTGACCTGCGGGCACGTGGGCTGCTGCGACGACTCGCCGTCACGCCACGCGACCCGGCACTTCCACGCCAGCTCCCACCCGGTCATCAAATCGTTCGAGCCTGGGGAGGACTGGGCCTGGTGCTTCGTGGACGAGCAAATGCTCGAGCGGATCCCCACCTTCCCAGGCGAGTCACCGCCGGTGCACTACTCGGCCCCGTGA